One genomic window of Acidimicrobiia bacterium includes the following:
- a CDS encoding SCP2 sterol-binding domain-containing protein — translation MAVQFLSEEWAAAYSEALASHDGFQGAIASANLGLQFNVSDAPSGPVGYYISISNGSANVALGELEAADATIASDYETAAGISKGDMNTQTAFMTGKIKVTGNLAVLMMNQNIISQWGSAGESLDVAY, via the coding sequence ATGGCCGTACAGTTTTTGAGTGAAGAGTGGGCGGCTGCCTACAGCGAAGCCCTTGCATCGCATGACGGGTTTCAAGGTGCCATTGCGAGCGCCAACCTGGGTCTGCAGTTCAATGTGAGTGACGCGCCCTCCGGGCCGGTTGGCTACTACATCTCGATTTCGAACGGGTCGGCCAATGTCGCCCTCGGCGAACTCGAAGCTGCCGACGCCACGATCGCTTCCGATTATGAGACAGCTGCTGGCATTTCCAAAGGTGACATGAACACGCAGACCGCCTTTATGACCGGCAAAATCAAGGTCACCGGCAACCTGGCAGTCCTCATGATGAACCAAAACATCATCAGCCAATGGGGCTCCGCCGGCGAATCCCTCGACGTCGCCTACTAA